The DNA sequence CTAAGGGGCAAGGCCAAGGCATCCCGAATTGGGACTGGCAGGGGACAGGGCAGAGGGTTATTAAGGCTGTGGCGGGAGGATGCCCAGGGTATTGGGGTCAGGGTGGCATTAGCCCAGCTCAAGCCGGGCTGGGCTGACGCAGCATCCTGCCGCGGCCAACCCCTGTCCCTGACAGCTCTGCTGTCCCTTGGGCAGAGATGGGAGATGGCGCCGGTGCTGCCCCTGGTGTTGCCCCTCCAGCCCCGCATCCGTCTGGCGCAGGGCCTCTGGCTCCTCTCCTGGCTGCTGGTGCTGGTCGGTGGCCTCACCCTCCTCTGTAGCGGGCACCTCCTGGTCCAGCTGTGGCACCTTGGCACCTTCTTGGCTCCCTCCTGCCCGGTCGCTGTCCTGCCCCAGGTTGCCTTGGCAGCCAGTGCAGTGGCTCTGGGCACAGGACTGGTGGGTTCAGGAGCCAGCAGGGCCAGTCTGGATGCAGCTCAATACCCTCCTTGGCGAGGGGTCCTGGGTCCACTGCTGGTGGCTGGCACAGCTGGTGGCGGGGGGCTCCTGGTTCTTGCCCTGGGGCTAGCCCTGGCTTTACCTGGGACTCTGGACACAGGACTGGAGGAGGGCCTGGGGACTGCCTTGGCTAACTACAAGGACACAGAGGTCCCCGGACGCTGTCAAGCCAAACGGCTGTTGGATGAGCTGCAGCTGAAGCACCACTGCTGCGGGCGCCATGGGTACAAGGATTGGTTTGGGATCCAGTGGGTCAGCAACCGTTACCTGGATCCCAATGACCAGGACGTGGTTGAGTGAGTGAtttgcttctcttcctccctcttccttcttctcctcttcctccttccttgaaACCCCACCTCACCCAGACAGGCAATGAATAGAGTCTAGTGATTGAGAGAATGGGGCACAGCTCTGCCAtgttttagctgtgtgacccagggcatGTTACCAAACTGCTCTGGGcccatttgcttgtctgtaaactggAGGTGATAAAAGTACCACCTTACAGAGTTGTTGTAAGGATAAACGAATTAtgcatgcctggcacatagtaaagcAGTCATAAATGTCTCActtgttttttcccttctcaaCTCCTGTGCCCTGCAGCTTCTCCCCCAGGCCTCTATCTCCAGACATCCTaacacccctgcccctccctttgCAGCCGGATCCAGAGCAATGTGGAAGGCCTGTATCTGATTGATGGGGTCCCTTTCTCCTGCTGTAATCCCCACTCACCCAGACCTTGCCTGCAAAGCCAGCTCTCAGACCCCCACGCCCACCCCCTCTTTGATCCCCAACAGCCCAACCTAAACCTCTGGGCCCAAGGATGCCATGAGGTGCTGCTGGGGCACCTGCAGGGGCTGGCGAGCATACTGGGCAACATGCTGGCTGTTACCTTCCTGCTGCAGGTGAGTCAGCAAAGTGTCTGAGGCCTCCTCTGGGCCTCCTCACCACCTCCAACCCAGGGGCCCCTGGAACTGCTGACCCTCATTGACCTCTTGCCCCTTGCTTTCCCCACAGACTCTGGTACTCTTGGGCCTGCGGTACCTGCAAACAGCACTGGAGGGGCTCGGAGGAGTCATcgatggggagggagaggcccAGGGCTATCTCTTTCCTGCTGGGCTGAAAGACATGCTGAAAACAGCATGGCTACAGGGAGGGGTGGCCCGCAGGCCAGCACCTGAGGAGGCCCCACCAGGAGAGGAACCTCCCAAGGAGGGTCTACCTGAGGCCTAGTGGCCTGGAGcttggggtggggatgaggggtggggggaaggggagggatggacaAGACTGGAAACCTCACAACTCCTTATAGGCTccaggtgggggaggaaggatCTCGGGGATTAGAGGGTTAAGGATAGTCAGTGAGCTGGACTGCGGTAGGAGAGAAAACCAGGTGTCCTAGGGCCTAGCCCTTGGCCAGAACCACCagggaagaacagaaagaaaacagggtgGTGGGAAAGTGACACGGGAAGGACCGGAGGCTGCTTCTGGTGCACAGACTCAATAAAGCTTTTGGACTGAAGCCACTGATCTTTCTCTTCAAGGGGGTGGGGGCCCTGAGAGAACTGATTTCCGTCTGATGGAGAAGCCAGGACTCCAGGGGTTTGACCTGGTAAGGATCAAATGCAAGAACCTGACATGGGAAGTGAAGGAAAACAGAAGCCCCTCCACGTTGAGAGTTTTTATTCTGGaggttggtggggggagggggtcagcATGCTCAGGTGGGGAGGGTCCAGCCCAGCTCCTCCAGCCCCCCAGTGCATGCCCAGCCCCAATAAGTTATCCAGTCACTCAGCCGCCCTCCCTCCCGAGACTCTGTTTTCTGCTCCGCCCCAGACAGGGCCCATCTGGCTCAACACAAGGGCCGCTTGTCCCTAGCCTGTGGGCAGTGCCACAaggcaggctgggggaggggagaagcagctGGGCCACGCCGTGGGGTTGAAGGGGCAGAAGGGCCGCCCCTGGCTCCGCGGGGTCAGGACTTGGAAAACCACATCCTGGGCAGGCCAGGGATCCAGTCCCCCAGATCTGTGTCTGATGTGGTGGTGGGCAGTGTAGGGCCGCCATCACACCTCGACAGCTGGGTCTGAGCCTCGGCCCTGGCGCTGTAGCTGCTCCTCCTGCTTCATCTTGGGCTTCTCTGTCCGCGTATGCCACACCAGAACCTGTCCCGAGAGGTTTCAGTTAGAGCCGGGCCCAGCCACAGCCAAGCCTCTGGGGCACTCAGTGTAGAACGGATTCTCCAACCCCCTCGACACACACCAGGTTGGCTGCCAAGTAtgaagggtgggtggggggaggctcTAGTGCCTCTAAAATGGGGCTTAATCCCTTACCCTCTCTGTGTCACACGGGTGCCAGGAGACAGAGTGGCAGGAAGACCactttccttccctgcctcccagcttcctcttcaGGAGAGCAAGCAAGGTTGAATCTGAGCCCAGGAGGGTCTCTCCCTGTTCAAACACCCATCCTTGATCCTACTCCCCAGGGCCTCATTCCACTTCTCCCATCACCCGTCCATCCCACAGTCAGATTTCTgtgcccacctccacccccttaCCCGAGTGCAGTTGGCAGCCCGCGGCTCCAGGTCCTTGGGATCTACAAGGTGGCTCAGGAGACTGCTCTCCAGGTGGCCCCGAGCAGCAGTACCATCGAACCGGGCGTTGGGTTTAGCCAACAGCAAGGGCAGGGAGACAGCAAACCCCGCCATATCCACCGGGAAGGGCCTGTTGGGCTCCCACGCCGTGTGGAAGCCCACAACCCGGCCATCCTGTACGCGAGGGCCCTCGAATCGCAGGCCGCCCACCAGCCCCACTGGCCACACGGAGACTGCACGGGTCCAGCGCATCTAACAGAAGTCAGGAAAGAAGAGACAGACAGGAGG is a window from the Physeter macrocephalus isolate SW-GA unplaced genomic scaffold, ASM283717v5 random_25, whole genome shotgun sequence genome containing:
- the ROM1 gene encoding rod outer segment membrane protein 1 isoform X1, whose product is MAPVLPLVLPLQPRIRLAQGLWLLSWLLVLVGGLTLLCSGHLLVQLWHLGTFLAPSCPVAVLPQVALAASAVALGTGLVGSGASRASLDAAQYPPWRGVLGPLLVAGTAGGGGLLVLALGLALALPGTLDTGLEEGLGTALANYKDTEVPGRCQAKRLLDELQLKHHCCGRHGYKDWFGIQWVSNRYLDPNDQDVVDRIQSNVEGLYLIDGVPFSCCNPHSPRPCLQSQLSDPHAHPLFDPQQPNLNLWAQGCHEVLLGHLQGLASILGNMLAVTFLLQTLVLLGLRYLQTALEGLGGVIDGEGEAQGYLFPAGLKDMLKTAWLQGGVARRPAPEEAPPGEEPPKEGLPEA
- the ROM1 gene encoding rod outer segment membrane protein 1 isoform X2 — translated: MAPVLPLVLPLQPRIRLAQGLWLLSWLLVLVGGLTLLCSGHLLVQLWHLGTFLAPSCPVAVLPQVALAASAVALGTGLVGSGASRASLDAAQYPPWRGVLGPLLVAGTAGGGGLLVLALGLALALPGTLDTGLEEGLGTALANYKDTEVPGRCQAKRLLDELQLKHHCCGRHGRIQSNVEGLYLIDGVPFSCCNPHSPRPCLQSQLSDPHAHPLFDPQQPNLNLWAQGCHEVLLGHLQGLASILGNMLAVTFLLQTLVLLGLRYLQTALEGLGGVIDGEGEAQGYLFPAGLKDMLKTAWLQGGVARRPAPEEAPPGEEPPKEGLPEA